The Fibrobacter sp. UWB4 genome includes a window with the following:
- a CDS encoding 3-phosphoshikimate 1-carboxyvinyltransferase: MEFLMNPDRERMNLTLVMALLVNGRTVLENFAWASGSEKYAEALKDFGLTYELQGHQLVLNGKGFQYSIPTMLPFKFGEADNVMLWTLASKDDELLYTFAAEVDDAGIARVNTAKETLQKYFKIKVQKDEPAKFVFNFLRDELNVKKDSLGNVSSVMRNRLLLRALIRNDYLNFEEKSTVHDQWTKMLIYFGAAVKYEGRGMEQLSEFERRLMIAQGKKIERTQFTELSETKVITAREYYVPGDTTEATAFAVLATVGNMPKDNVIKLLNVDLNSSRAGALTCLKRMGANVETVSRREKYGDVFGDVEIKPLASGKRLQGRRFSEDVIATALEEYPLLAVAACYGEGETILRVPKEVRKEMRPKNEFLAVNLRKTGAEVGVYDDGLVIRGLETIVNGSDFDGGDSAQMGLALSVLSLALQNDEPVENMDKVEAMFPGVVEKLANVLVAENAEKKE, translated from the coding sequence ATGGAATTCTTGATGAATCCCGACCGTGAACGGATGAATTTGACGTTGGTGATGGCGCTTTTGGTGAATGGCCGCACCGTTTTGGAAAATTTTGCGTGGGCAAGTGGTAGTGAAAAGTATGCCGAGGCGCTGAAAGATTTTGGTCTCACTTACGAATTGCAAGGGCATCAGCTTGTCTTGAATGGCAAGGGGTTCCAGTACTCTATTCCGACCATGCTTCCGTTCAAGTTTGGCGAAGCCGATAATGTGATGCTTTGGACGCTCGCAAGCAAGGACGATGAACTGCTTTACACGTTTGCCGCAGAAGTTGATGATGCCGGCATTGCCCGCGTGAATACGGCGAAGGAAACGCTCCAGAAGTATTTCAAGATCAAGGTGCAAAAGGATGAACCGGCAAAGTTTGTCTTTAACTTTTTGCGCGATGAACTGAACGTCAAGAAGGATTCTCTCGGGAACGTTTCGTCTGTGATGCGCAACAGGCTTTTGCTCCGTGCGCTTATCCGCAATGACTATTTGAATTTTGAAGAAAAGTCTACGGTGCATGACCAGTGGACGAAAATGCTCATCTACTTTGGCGCGGCTGTGAAATATGAAGGCCGTGGCATGGAACAGTTGAGTGAATTTGAACGCCGTTTGATGATTGCTCAGGGCAAGAAGATTGAACGTACGCAGTTTACGGAACTTTCGGAGACGAAGGTGATTACCGCGCGTGAATACTATGTGCCGGGTGATACGACGGAAGCGACTGCATTTGCGGTACTCGCGACTGTCGGGAACATGCCGAAGGATAACGTCATCAAGCTTTTGAACGTGGACTTGAATAGCAGCCGTGCAGGTGCACTCACATGCCTCAAGCGTATGGGCGCAAACGTCGAAACGGTGAGCCGTCGTGAAAAGTACGGTGACGTTTTTGGCGATGTCGAAATCAAGCCGCTTGCTTCCGGCAAGCGTTTGCAAGGCCGCCGCTTTAGCGAAGACGTGATTGCGACGGCGCTCGAAGAATACCCGCTGTTGGCTGTGGCGGCTTGCTATGGCGAAGGCGAAACGATTTTGCGCGTGCCCAAGGAAGTCCGCAAGGAAATGCGCCCCAAGAATGAATTTTTGGCGGTGAACTTGCGCAAGACGGGTGCCGAAGTTGGCGTGTATGACGATGGCCTTGTGATTCGCGGCCTTGAAACGATTGTGAACGGTAGCGATTTTGACGGTGGCGATTCGGCGCAGATGGGGCTTGCCTTGAGCGTGTTGTCGCTTGCGCTCCAGAACGATGAACCTGTCGAAAATATGGACAAGGTCGAAGCGATGTTCCCAGGCGTTGTCGAAAAGCTCGCGAATGTGCTTGTCGCTGAAAACGCCGAGAAGAAGGAATAG
- a CDS encoding prephenate dehydrogenase/arogenate dehydrogenase family protein, translating into MVARITMVGFGLLASSIAAAIKQAKLPTKIRAVSSPATLKRARELELADEFFEYDETEKWAKNSDLILLCAPILHILKMIDALGKVSWAGADAGREILVSDIGSTKVEICKAGVRLPAPFRFVGSHPMAGSEKRTCEYNDPAIFENAYWFVCPPDGTPESVYAPLLEIIRFVGANPVVFPPEHHDRTMAWVSHMPQMLSSTLAGNLPERLLKHNYQHFAGRAFRDMTRIAASGWGMWHDIAVTNRDETTRALCEVRDGLDKTIAAMNGLNVVKDGKPASGDFENDERSVIADNSQALADIFKAGNDGRASLFAPGRNNTNSFYEITVQLKDKPGALLSVMQPLAEEGINIRDIELMKVRENVAGTLLLAFKTQEEAARAVKTLQYLEYEVKERR; encoded by the coding sequence ATGGTTGCCCGCATTACTATGGTGGGGTTTGGCCTCTTGGCAAGCTCGATTGCTGCTGCCATCAAACAGGCTAAGCTTCCGACGAAGATTCGTGCTGTGAGTTCACCTGCAACGCTCAAGCGCGCTCGTGAACTTGAACTTGCCGATGAATTTTTTGAATACGATGAAACCGAAAAGTGGGCGAAGAATAGCGACCTGATTTTGCTCTGTGCGCCGATCCTCCACATTCTTAAAATGATTGACGCTCTCGGTAAAGTTTCGTGGGCTGGTGCTGATGCTGGCCGAGAAATCTTGGTGAGCGATATCGGTTCGACGAAAGTTGAAATTTGCAAGGCGGGCGTTCGCTTGCCCGCTCCGTTCCGCTTTGTCGGCAGCCACCCGATGGCGGGTTCCGAAAAGCGCACTTGCGAATACAACGATCCTGCGATTTTTGAAAATGCGTACTGGTTTGTCTGTCCGCCGGATGGAACTCCTGAATCTGTTTACGCCCCGCTTCTGGAAATTATCCGCTTTGTGGGCGCAAATCCTGTCGTGTTCCCGCCGGAACATCACGACCGCACGATGGCGTGGGTGAGTCACATGCCGCAGATGCTGAGCTCGACTCTTGCTGGGAATTTGCCGGAACGCTTGCTCAAGCACAACTATCAGCATTTTGCAGGCCGCGCTTTCCGCGATATGACGCGTATTGCCGCCTCGGGCTGGGGAATGTGGCACGATATCGCCGTGACGAATCGCGACGAGACGACTCGCGCCCTTTGCGAAGTCCGCGATGGTCTCGACAAGACGATTGCGGCGATGAACGGACTCAACGTCGTGAAAGACGGTAAGCCTGCTTCGGGTGATTTTGAAAATGACGAGCGTAGCGTGATAGCCGATAATTCGCAGGCGCTTGCCGATATTTTCAAGGCGGGTAACGATGGCCGTGCGAGCTTGTTTGCTCCGGGTCGCAATAACACCAACTCGTTCTACGAAATTACGGTCCAGCTTAAGGATAAGCCGGGCGCTCTGTTGAGCGTGATGCAGCCGCTTGCCGAAGAGGGTATTAACATTCGCGACATAGAACTCATGAAGGTCCGCGAAAATGTGGCGGGTACGCTTTTGCTTGCGTTCAAGACTCAAGAAGAAGCGGCCCGTGCCGTGAAGACGCTGCAATATTTGGAATACGAAGTTAAAGAAAGACGTTAA
- a CDS encoding chorismate mutase, with translation MDINEWRIRIDELNDELMSLLNKRATYAAEIGKIKKQKGLPVFDEGREQSVLNLVAEKAAKAGGPLSPESFQNIFRVIMEETRKVEE, from the coding sequence ATGGATATTAATGAATGGCGCATTCGCATTGACGAACTTAATGATGAACTGATGTCGCTCCTCAACAAGAGGGCTACATACGCTGCTGAAATTGGGAAAATCAAGAAGCAGAAAGGTTTGCCCGTTTTTGATGAAGGTCGCGAACAGTCTGTCTTGAATTTGGTCGCCGAGAAGGCCGCAAAGGCCGGTGGCCCGCTTTCTCCGGAATCGTTCCAGAATATTTTCCGTGTCATCATGGAAGAAACTCGCAAGGTGGAAGAATAA